In Thalassotalea sp. Sam97, a single window of DNA contains:
- the lptF gene encoding LPS export ABC transporter permease LptF, which yields MIIFRYLLNEVGRTQLGVFFVLMTIFISQKFVRILGDASDGDFPAQMVLTFMGLTIPHLMGVMLPLSLFLGILIAYGRIYAENEMTVLHACGVSEWYVTRVTMVLALVTAIVTGLFTLYLAPLAQEKEYQVQEQLSKDIGLTALTAGRFQKTSNEQAVVFIENINKEKQLENVFVAQLPKGEDGKQNVVNVIFAATGQVVEDASGAQKLIMNQGNRYQKNNLTTEFETMSFSGYQMKIRDQKVEEKRRKLSAIPTVDLLNRNDFEAQAELQWRLAFPISVLVLTLVAVPLSVVNPRQGKFAKMFPALLLFLVYYLLLTSARSAMDDGKIAPIVGLWPIHITALFIGWMLLLKSRGSGKKIKARLKRGKA from the coding sequence GTGATTATTTTTCGATATTTGTTAAATGAAGTTGGTCGTACCCAATTAGGGGTTTTTTTCGTCTTAATGACCATCTTTATCAGTCAAAAATTTGTGCGTATTCTTGGAGATGCATCCGATGGAGACTTTCCTGCGCAGATGGTTTTGACCTTCATGGGGTTAACTATTCCGCACTTGATGGGGGTCATGTTACCGTTAAGTTTATTTTTGGGTATTTTGATCGCGTATGGTCGAATTTATGCGGAAAATGAAATGACGGTGTTGCATGCATGCGGAGTAAGTGAGTGGTATGTCACTCGGGTAACTATGGTGTTGGCTTTGGTGACTGCCATTGTCACCGGTTTGTTTACTTTGTACTTAGCACCGTTGGCGCAAGAAAAAGAGTATCAAGTGCAGGAGCAATTATCGAAAGATATTGGCTTGACGGCTTTGACAGCTGGTCGATTCCAAAAGACATCAAACGAACAAGCGGTTGTTTTTATTGAAAATATAAACAAAGAGAAACAGCTTGAAAATGTATTCGTAGCGCAGTTACCAAAAGGTGAAGATGGCAAGCAAAATGTGGTTAATGTCATTTTTGCAGCAACAGGGCAGGTGGTTGAAGATGCCAGTGGCGCGCAAAAACTGATCATGAATCAAGGTAATCGCTACCAAAAAAATAACCTTACCACGGAATTTGAGACCATGTCATTTAGTGGTTACCAAATGAAAATTCGTGATCAAAAAGTTGAAGAAAAACGCCGCAAGCTGAGCGCAATCCCGACTGTAGATTTGCTTAACCGTAACGATTTTGAAGCGCAAGCTGAGTTGCAATGGCGATTAGCGTTCCCTATTTCTGTACTCGTGCTAACCTTAGTGGCCGTGCCATTAAGTGTGGTAAACCCCAGACAAGGTAAGTTCGCGAAGATGTTCCCCGCTTTACTGTTATTCCTCGTTTATTACTTACTGCTTACGTCAGCTCGTTCAGCTATGGATGATGGTAAAATCGCGCCTATCGTTGGCCTATGGCCAATTCATATTACCGCACTCTTTATTGGTTGGATGCTTTTACTGAAAAGTCGGGGTAGTGGCAAAAAAATTAAGGCTCGTTTGAAGCGAGGTAAAGCATAA
- a CDS encoding isoprenylcysteine carboxylmethyltransferase family protein has protein sequence MLARLNTKIPPALLLVFAGLLLAMLPNNNLVSEDRLWLTNVIALLLGALALVIIVVAVIGFRRQQTTIDPRDPRQTTHLINQGIFAYSRNPIYLAFVLLIIAFGLLMNSVWLFIVTPAFTAYLTLWQIIPEEQALKQLFGKAYDDYSQQVRRWL, from the coding sequence ATGCTTGCTCGTTTAAATACCAAAATACCACCGGCACTGTTGTTAGTGTTTGCTGGTTTGTTATTAGCGATGTTACCGAATAACAATTTAGTTAGCGAAGACAGGCTATGGTTAACCAACGTCATTGCTTTGCTGTTGGGGGCTTTGGCATTGGTGATAATTGTTGTAGCCGTGATAGGCTTTCGCCGTCAGCAAACCACGATAGATCCACGAGATCCGCGGCAGACAACTCACTTAATAAATCAGGGCATATTTGCATATAGCCGTAACCCAATATATTTAGCCTTTGTGTTACTTATTATTGCCTTTGGTTTGCTTATGAATAGTGTTTGGCTATTTATTGTCACCCCAGCCTTTACGGCTTACCTTACCCTTTGGCAAATTATTCCCGAGGAGCAAGCTCTAAAGCAATTATTTGGTAAAGCGTATGATGACTATAGCCAGCAGGTACGACGCTGGCTATAA
- the lptG gene encoding LPS export ABC transporter permease LptG, protein MRILDMYIGRIIATTTFLTLAVLVSISGIIKFVEQMRAVGRGNYDLIDAALFAFYSIPRDVEIFFPMAALVGGLIGLGMMATHSELVVMQAAGLSRLQIIKSVMKTAVLLILLSMGVGEFLAPQGEATARELRAQAISDGSLISAKNGVWTKDGELIVHITEVADTGTLKNISLYKFDDNRQMKQWLSANEAFWHNDKWQLVGVEVSQFTSKRINTERIERQLWQSTLTPDKLGVVTVKPEALSLQGLVSYLGYLKENKQDTSRYELAFWRKIMQPLTVAVMLLVALSFIFGPLRSTSMGARVMMGIGTGIAYDFINRMFGSISQTFQLPPVLGAVLPSLLFIAVAVYFLRKQV, encoded by the coding sequence ATGCGTATTCTTGATATGTATATTGGTCGCATTATCGCCACCACGACCTTTTTAACGTTAGCTGTGCTGGTCAGCATCAGTGGCATCATTAAGTTCGTAGAGCAAATGCGTGCCGTAGGACGTGGTAATTATGATCTTATCGATGCGGCCTTATTTGCCTTTTATTCTATCCCTCGTGATGTCGAAATATTCTTTCCAATGGCTGCTTTAGTTGGTGGTTTAATTGGCCTTGGTATGATGGCCACGCATTCTGAGCTGGTGGTGATGCAAGCGGCAGGATTGTCACGTTTACAAATAATTAAGTCGGTAATGAAAACGGCGGTATTACTGATTTTATTAAGCATGGGCGTTGGTGAGTTTTTAGCACCGCAAGGAGAAGCAACGGCACGTGAACTAAGAGCGCAAGCGATTTCTGACGGCAGCTTAATATCGGCGAAAAACGGTGTGTGGACTAAAGATGGTGAACTTATTGTTCATATTACCGAAGTCGCTGACACGGGTACCTTAAAAAATATTTCTCTTTATAAATTCGACGACAATCGTCAAATGAAGCAATGGCTCAGCGCAAATGAAGCCTTTTGGCATAATGATAAGTGGCAGTTAGTTGGCGTTGAAGTTTCACAATTTACTAGCAAACGAATTAATACCGAGCGAATTGAAAGACAACTTTGGCAGTCAACATTAACGCCAGATAAACTTGGTGTGGTAACGGTCAAACCGGAAGCGTTATCGTTACAGGGCTTAGTCAGCTATCTTGGTTATTTAAAAGAAAACAAGCAAGATACCTCACGGTATGAGTTAGCCTTTTGGCGTAAGATTATGCAGCCGTTAACGGTCGCAGTGATGCTATTGGTTGCGTTGTCATTTATCTTTGGGCCACTACGCAGTACGTCTATGGGCGCGCGCGTGATGATGGGGATAGGTACTGGTATAGCCTATGACTTTATTAATCGAATGTTTGGTTCAATTAGCCAAACATTTCAATTGCCACCGGTATTAGGGGCTGTACTACCTAGCTTGCTGTTTATTGCTGTGGCGGTGTATTTCTTGCGAAAACAGGTGTAG
- a CDS encoding RDD family protein — MSNTFPRAGFRRRLGSYIYDVLLAFAVYMLAGFISFAAFGVLFDQQIIATKGHQHAIDLMQSSWFYTSLNELWKLFWVSFFFVYFWSKSGQTIGMRAWRLRVQNQDQTLISKATGFKRLAFTLFGLGNLWVLFDRKNKLSLQDRMTNTEVVVLSVAANRDKLR, encoded by the coding sequence ATGAGCAATACATTCCCACGTGCCGGTTTTCGCCGTCGCCTTGGCTCATATATTTATGACGTATTATTGGCCTTTGCAGTATACATGCTAGCTGGCTTTATCTCATTTGCCGCTTTTGGCGTATTGTTTGATCAACAAATTATTGCCACTAAAGGCCATCAACATGCCATAGATTTAATGCAAAGTTCATGGTTTTACACCAGCTTGAATGAGCTGTGGAAACTATTTTGGGTAAGCTTTTTCTTTGTCTACTTTTGGAGTAAAAGCGGGCAAACCATTGGCATGCGCGCTTGGCGTTTGCGAGTGCAAAACCAAGATCAAACCCTGATCAGCAAAGCCACAGGCTTTAAGCGCTTAGCATTTACCCTATTTGGCCTAGGTAATTTATGGGTGTTATTTGATCGAAAGAACAAATTGAGCCTACAAGATCGCATGACCAACACCGAAGTGGTTGTGTTATCAGTCGCGGCAAACCGTGACAAACTGCGTTAA
- the guaA gene encoding glutamine-hydrolyzing GMP synthase — protein MSKDIHDSRILILDFGSQYTQLIARRVREIGVYCELWAWDVTEEQIKEFAPTGIILAGGPESVTEANSPRAPEYVFSAGVPVLGICYGMQTMAEQLGGGVQSSEHKEFGYAAVEVIAQSSLFKNIEDAVNAEGNATLDVWMSHGDKVSAIPAGFTTIAQTPSCAYAAMANEEKQFYGVQFHPEVTHTKQGMRILEHFVVDICQCEKLWTSASIIEDAIAKIKEQVGDDEVVLGLSGGVDSSVVAMLIHRAIGDKLTCVFVDNGLLRLNEGQQVMDMFGDHFGLNIVHVKAEQRFLDRLEGEADPEAKRKIIGNVFVDVFDEEASKLKNAKWLAQGTIYPDVIESAASKTGKAHVIKSHHNVGGLPEDMELGLIEPLRELFKDEVRKIGLELGLPYDMLYRHPFPGPGLGVRILGEVKKEYADLLRRADAIFIEELHKHDLYNKVSQAFTVFLPVRSVGVMGDGRKYDWVVSLRAVETIDFMTAHWAHLPYDFLGLVSNRIINEIDGISRVVYDISGKPPATIEWE, from the coding sequence ATGAGTAAAGACATTCATGACAGCCGAATTCTGATTTTAGATTTTGGTTCTCAATACACACAACTAATCGCTCGCCGTGTTCGTGAAATCGGTGTTTACTGTGAACTTTGGGCTTGGGATGTAACTGAAGAGCAAATTAAAGAGTTTGCGCCAACCGGTATTATTTTAGCTGGTGGTCCAGAGTCTGTAACCGAAGCAAACTCGCCACGTGCGCCTGAATATGTATTTAGCGCAGGCGTACCTGTACTAGGTATTTGTTACGGCATGCAAACCATGGCTGAACAACTTGGCGGTGGTGTACAAAGCTCAGAACACAAAGAGTTTGGTTATGCAGCAGTAGAGGTTATCGCTCAGTCTTCATTATTCAAAAACATTGAAGATGCGGTTAACGCAGAAGGTAACGCCACATTAGATGTATGGATGAGCCACGGTGATAAAGTATCGGCAATTCCAGCTGGCTTTACGACGATCGCGCAAACACCAAGCTGTGCTTATGCGGCAATGGCTAATGAAGAAAAGCAATTCTATGGTGTACAGTTCCATCCAGAAGTAACGCACACCAAACAAGGCATGCGTATTCTTGAGCACTTTGTTGTTGATATCTGTCAATGTGAGAAACTTTGGACATCGGCGTCAATCATCGAAGATGCGATAGCCAAAATTAAAGAGCAAGTTGGTGATGACGAAGTTGTTCTAGGTTTATCAGGCGGTGTTGATTCATCGGTTGTAGCGATGCTAATTCACCGCGCCATTGGCGACAAGCTTACGTGTGTATTCGTTGATAACGGTTTACTTCGTCTAAACGAAGGCCAGCAAGTTATGGACATGTTTGGCGACCACTTTGGCCTAAACATTGTTCATGTGAAGGCGGAACAACGTTTCTTAGATCGTCTTGAAGGTGAAGCGGATCCTGAAGCGAAGCGTAAGATCATCGGTAACGTATTTGTTGATGTGTTCGATGAAGAAGCTAGCAAGCTTAAGAATGCTAAGTGGTTAGCACAAGGCACAATTTACCCAGATGTTATCGAATCAGCAGCATCAAAAACAGGTAAGGCGCATGTTATCAAGTCACATCACAACGTAGGTGGCCTGCCTGAAGATATGGAACTTGGCTTAATTGAACCACTACGTGAACTATTCAAAGATGAAGTTCGCAAAATTGGTTTAGAACTTGGTTTACCATACGACATGCTATACCGTCACCCGTTCCCAGGTCCAGGCCTTGGTGTTCGTATTCTAGGTGAAGTGAAAAAAGAATACGCTGACTTACTGCGCCGTGCTGATGCGATCTTCATCGAAGAGCTACACAAGCACGATCTATACAACAAAGTAAGCCAAGCATTTACCGTATTCTTACCAGTTCGCTCTGTAGGTGTTATGGGCGACGGTCGTAAATACGACTGGGTTGTGTCATTACGTGCGGTTGAAACTATCGATTTCATGACAGCGCATTGGGCTCACTTACCATACGATTTCCTAGGTTTGGTATCGAACCGCATCATTAACGAAATCGACGGTATTTCACGTGTTGTTTACGATATCTCTGGTAAGCCTCCAGCGACTATCGAGTGGGAATAA
- a CDS encoding DcaP family trimeric outer membrane transporter, producing the protein MNKLKSKIGIAVFIALTQTTTASAAVTLNDTLKDTTFTFGGYIKIDSFWTETSDGAIASNSIGRQFYVPSTIPVNAGDSATSFDTHARSSRFNFGTTSDVDGAKIKTFLEFDLLGTAGGNELVSNSYSPRLRHAFVSYNNWLVGQTWSTFQNVGALPESIDFLGPADGSVFVRQSQVRYTHGNWQFALENPESLIHNYQGAGRSAYDESVLPDVVARYNISEDWGQMSLAGLMRQLKADNDLIDDTATAFGISVSGKLKVGSKDDIRFMGTYGSGMGRYIGLALISDGVLDTNHNIETIDSFGGLLAYRHFWTDTTRSTISYSFLEADNDPNLTGHYVSQSSKSLHVNLVFEPAKSFTVGTEYIFANRELENGDDGDMNRLQISVKYAL; encoded by the coding sequence ATGAATAAGCTCAAATCGAAGATTGGCATTGCGGTATTTATTGCTTTAACTCAAACAACGACAGCATCGGCTGCGGTCACCCTTAATGACACATTAAAAGATACAACCTTTACCTTTGGTGGGTATATTAAAATAGACTCCTTTTGGACAGAAACATCTGACGGTGCAATTGCTTCTAATAGTATTGGTCGTCAATTCTATGTCCCTTCGACGATTCCTGTTAACGCTGGTGATAGTGCAACCTCATTTGATACCCATGCTCGCTCCAGTCGTTTTAATTTTGGTACCACAAGTGATGTCGATGGCGCTAAAATTAAAACCTTTTTAGAGTTTGATTTGCTCGGCACGGCAGGTGGTAACGAGTTAGTATCAAATAGTTATTCACCTCGACTTAGACATGCATTTGTCTCCTATAACAACTGGTTAGTCGGCCAAACTTGGTCGACCTTTCAAAACGTTGGCGCTTTACCAGAATCTATCGATTTTCTAGGCCCTGCCGATGGTTCGGTATTTGTTCGCCAATCACAGGTACGCTACACCCACGGTAACTGGCAATTTGCCTTAGAAAACCCAGAAAGCCTCATCCATAATTATCAAGGTGCCGGGAGAAGTGCTTATGATGAAAGTGTCTTACCCGATGTCGTCGCAAGATATAACATCAGCGAAGATTGGGGGCAAATGTCGTTAGCAGGCCTGATGCGCCAATTAAAAGCAGATAATGACTTAATCGATGACACTGCCACTGCGTTTGGTATCAGTGTTAGCGGCAAGCTAAAGGTTGGTAGCAAAGACGATATTCGCTTTATGGGAACGTACGGGTCAGGCATGGGGCGCTATATTGGTCTTGCGCTGATTAGTGACGGGGTACTTGATACGAACCACAATATCGAAACCATAGACAGTTTTGGCGGATTACTGGCGTATCGGCATTTTTGGACAGACACAACTCGATCTACCATTAGTTACTCATTTCTTGAGGCCGACAACGATCCGAATTTAACCGGTCATTATGTCAGCCAAAGTTCCAAGAGCTTACATGTCAACTTGGTGTTTGAGCCGGCAAAGTCGTTTACGGTGGGCACTGAATATATATTTGCTAACCGCGAATTAGAAAACGGTGATGATGGTGACATGAATAGGCTGCAGATATCTGTCAAATACGCTCTGTAG
- the xseA gene encoding exodeoxyribonuclease VII large subunit codes for MFNSPKQHILKVSELTKKVRYLLESELTTLWLTGEISNFMAASSGHWYLSLKDDKSQVRCAMFKGNNRYSRVRAENGKQVLVKARVSMYEPRGEFQLIIEQMEDAGEGLLRQKFEQLKAQLQAEGLFDQKYKQPIPEFVETLGVVTSPTGAAIHDILHVLNRRNPNINVIIYPTLVQGEGSSEQIADAIYTAYERDEVDALIVGRGGGSLEDLWAFNEEAVVRAIFDCDIPIVSAVGHEVDVSLADYVADMRAPTPSAAAELLSKDTSIQGKQLQNSVVQLAMQMRHKLHTWQRQLTQQQHRLAIQNPLNKLREQQQRADDLHMRLERISNTLLQHRCTQQQWLGQRLTAANPANRLPQHKKHLADLSLRLKQALWHSKDTKQMQLARLAQSLNIVSPLATIARGYSITRDQQGNIVRQTDKVNIGDSITVQVNDGSLDATVTAIQHNDD; via the coding sequence ATGTTTAATAGTCCCAAACAGCACATATTAAAGGTTAGCGAGCTAACCAAAAAAGTACGTTATCTTCTAGAATCTGAGTTAACTACGCTGTGGTTAACCGGTGAAATATCTAATTTCATGGCGGCAAGCTCAGGTCATTGGTATTTATCATTAAAAGACGATAAATCACAAGTCCGTTGTGCTATGTTCAAAGGCAACAATCGCTACAGTCGAGTTCGCGCTGAAAATGGCAAACAAGTGCTGGTCAAAGCACGGGTGTCAATGTATGAACCTCGCGGTGAGTTCCAGCTAATCATTGAGCAAATGGAAGACGCTGGCGAAGGCTTACTAAGACAAAAGTTTGAGCAACTCAAAGCGCAACTGCAAGCTGAGGGGCTATTCGATCAAAAATATAAGCAGCCAATACCTGAGTTTGTTGAAACCCTGGGTGTCGTTACTTCTCCTACAGGCGCTGCCATACATGACATTTTGCATGTATTAAATCGCCGTAATCCGAATATCAACGTGATTATTTACCCAACACTAGTACAAGGCGAAGGCAGTAGCGAACAAATAGCTGATGCCATTTATACCGCTTACGAGCGCGATGAAGTTGATGCGCTTATCGTTGGTCGCGGTGGTGGTTCATTAGAAGATTTATGGGCGTTTAACGAAGAAGCTGTGGTGCGGGCAATATTCGATTGTGACATACCTATCGTCAGTGCCGTTGGTCATGAAGTGGACGTTAGCCTTGCCGATTACGTCGCAGATATGCGCGCCCCGACACCATCAGCAGCGGCTGAACTACTGTCAAAAGATACCTCGATTCAAGGTAAGCAACTGCAAAACTCAGTGGTACAGTTGGCAATGCAGATGCGCCATAAGCTGCACACATGGCAACGCCAGCTAACGCAACAGCAACATCGCCTAGCCATACAAAACCCATTAAACAAGTTACGCGAACAACAACAACGTGCCGATGATTTGCATATGCGCCTTGAACGCATCAGTAATACGTTATTACAACACCGATGCACTCAACAGCAATGGCTTGGACAACGCTTAACTGCGGCCAATCCGGCAAACAGATTGCCACAGCATAAGAAGCATCTCGCCGATTTGTCACTGCGCCTAAAACAAGCGTTATGGCACAGTAAAGACACGAAACAGATGCAATTGGCTCGCCTTGCGCAAAGTTTGAATATTGTCAGCCCATTAGCAACAATTGCGCGTGGTTACAGCATCACTCGTGACCAGCAAGGCAATATTGTCAGGCAAACAGATAAAGTCAATATTGGCGACTCCATTACTGTTCAAGTCAATGATGGTTCTCTTGACGCAACCGTTACCGCTATCCAGCACAACGACGATTAA
- the acs gene encoding acetate--CoA ligase: MTNPDQNVFFHPSQDVVQQANVEEYDALYDFSITNREAFWAEQAHTLDWYQPWDKVLDESNAPFYKWFAGAKTNIVLNAIDRHVATANRNKMAIIWESEHGEVRNYSYNGLNRLVSQFASILKSMGVEKGDVVTIYMPQIPELIFAMLACAKIGAVHSVVYGGFSTDALASRIDDAQSRVLITADGSWRRGKQVALKPIADEAMKRTPSIEVCICVKNNSMDVDMEPTRDFWYHDLQTLPIASPVCETEQLDAEDPLFILYTSGTTGKPKGMLHTHGGYSVYTSTTHRMAFDIKPEDRWWCAADPGWITGHSYIVYGPLINGATIMLYEGAPNYPYPNRWWQIIEKYGINILYTSPTAIRGLMRFGDRWPKKHDLSSLRLLGSVGEPINPEAWKWYHEVIGDSNCPIIDTWWQTETGGCMICPLPVTPLKPGSATKPFFGNEITVVDDDGHPVAANEEGKLVIDNPWPGMARTIFKDDQRYADLYWQQHNGQWRYMAGDSAKVDEDGYIWVIGRMDEVLKVSGYRLGTAEIESALVSHSLVSEAAAIGLPHELKGNAIHTYVILNDGVEGNKELAQQLKAHVGKEMGPIATPESVTFVDTLPKTRSGKIMRRVLKARALGQDEGDLSTLEE; the protein is encoded by the coding sequence ATGACAAACCCAGATCAAAATGTTTTTTTTCATCCAAGCCAAGACGTCGTGCAACAAGCGAACGTTGAGGAATATGACGCTTTATATGATTTTTCAATAACTAACCGTGAAGCATTTTGGGCTGAGCAAGCACACACCCTCGATTGGTATCAGCCTTGGGATAAGGTTCTAGATGAATCAAATGCGCCATTTTATAAGTGGTTCGCAGGTGCTAAAACCAACATCGTCTTAAATGCAATAGATCGCCACGTTGCGACAGCGAATCGCAATAAAATGGCCATTATTTGGGAGAGTGAGCATGGTGAAGTGCGCAATTACTCCTATAACGGCTTAAACCGTCTCGTGTCACAATTTGCCAGCATATTAAAAAGCATGGGGGTTGAAAAAGGTGATGTGGTAACCATTTACATGCCGCAAATTCCTGAACTCATTTTTGCTATGCTCGCTTGTGCCAAAATCGGCGCGGTACACAGTGTGGTATACGGTGGTTTTAGCACCGATGCGCTTGCTTCGCGAATTGATGATGCTCAATCTCGGGTATTGATAACCGCCGATGGCAGCTGGCGTCGCGGTAAACAAGTTGCTCTCAAACCGATTGCCGATGAGGCGATGAAACGCACACCAAGCATTGAAGTATGTATTTGTGTCAAAAACAACAGTATGGATGTGGACATGGAGCCCACACGTGACTTTTGGTATCACGACTTACAAACCCTCCCTATTGCCTCTCCTGTTTGCGAAACAGAACAACTTGATGCAGAAGATCCGTTATTTATACTTTACACCTCAGGGACCACCGGCAAGCCGAAAGGCATGCTACATACCCACGGTGGTTATTCTGTTTACACCTCAACCACACACCGAATGGCGTTTGATATTAAACCTGAAGACCGATGGTGGTGTGCTGCAGATCCAGGCTGGATCACCGGTCATAGCTACATTGTATACGGACCACTCATCAATGGTGCCACCATCATGCTCTATGAAGGTGCGCCGAACTACCCTTATCCTAACCGTTGGTGGCAAATCATTGAAAAATACGGCATCAATATTTTATATACCTCACCAACGGCGATTCGTGGCTTAATGCGCTTTGGCGATCGCTGGCCTAAGAAACACGATCTATCTAGCTTGCGATTGCTTGGTAGCGTTGGTGAACCCATTAACCCAGAAGCCTGGAAGTGGTACCACGAGGTTATCGGCGACAGTAACTGTCCTATTATCGATACTTGGTGGCAAACCGAGACCGGTGGTTGCATGATTTGTCCACTTCCTGTGACGCCATTAAAACCAGGCTCGGCTACAAAACCTTTCTTTGGTAATGAAATTACTGTTGTCGATGACGACGGACATCCAGTCGCTGCTAACGAAGAAGGAAAATTGGTTATCGACAACCCTTGGCCAGGCATGGCTCGCACCATTTTTAAAGACGATCAACGCTATGCCGATCTTTACTGGCAACAACACAACGGTCAATGGCGATATATGGCCGGCGATAGCGCTAAAGTTGATGAAGATGGATACATATGGGTTATCGGCCGGATGGATGAAGTATTAAAAGTCAGTGGTTATCGCCTTGGTACCGCTGAAATCGAAAGTGCTTTAGTCAGCCACTCGCTCGTTAGCGAAGCAGCCGCCATTGGTTTACCCCATGAATTAAAGGGTAATGCTATTCATACCTATGTCATTTTAAATGACGGCGTTGAAGGCAATAAAGAACTGGCACAGCAACTTAAAGCCCATGTAGGTAAAGAGATGGGGCCAATAGCAACGCCTGAGTCGGTAACCTTTGTCGACACTTTACCCAAAACACGCTCTGGAAAAATCATGCGTCGCGTTTTAAAGGCACGAGCATTAGGCCAAGACGAAGGCGATTTAAGTACGCTTGAAGAATAA
- the guaB gene encoding IMP dehydrogenase → MLRIAREALTFDDVLLVPAHSTVLPHTANLKTKLTSKIELNVPILSASMDTVTEANLAIALAQEGGLGFIHKNMTIEQQAANVRQVKKFESGIVTDPVTVSPDVSIRDVMQLSEELKFSGFPVVDCDDNLVGIVTSRDLRFETNLDKQVCELMTGKDKLVTVKNDASREEILNLMHENRIEKILVVDDNYTLQGMITVKDFQKAESKPNACKDEFGRLRVGAAVGVGAGTDERIAALVEAGVDILLIDTSHGHSQGVIERVKKTRETYPDLQIVAGNIATAEGAKALADAGANAVKVGIGPGSICTTRIVTGCGVPQITAISEAVKGVEGTDVTIIADGGIRFSGDIVKALVAGAHCVMVGSMLAGTEEAPGEVELYQGRYYKSYRGMGSLGAMNQKEGSSDRYFQKSNEADKLVPEGIEGRVAYKGPIANIIHQQIGGIRSAMGLTGSADIDTLRTKPEFVRVTSAGMGESHVHDVTITKEAPNYRLG, encoded by the coding sequence ATGTTAAGAATCGCTCGTGAAGCCTTAACCTTTGATGATGTACTATTAGTACCTGCCCACTCGACAGTGTTACCACACACTGCCAACCTTAAAACTAAGCTAACCAGCAAAATCGAATTAAACGTTCCGATTTTATCTGCGTCTATGGATACTGTAACTGAAGCTAACCTTGCGATTGCGTTAGCTCAAGAAGGTGGTCTTGGTTTTATCCACAAAAATATGACGATAGAACAGCAGGCAGCTAACGTACGTCAAGTTAAAAAGTTTGAATCAGGTATTGTAACCGATCCTGTTACGGTTAGCCCAGACGTTAGCATTCGTGACGTTATGCAACTATCAGAAGAATTAAAGTTTTCTGGTTTCCCTGTCGTTGATTGCGACGACAACTTAGTCGGTATCGTTACTTCTCGTGATTTACGTTTTGAAACTAACCTAGATAAGCAAGTATGTGAGCTTATGACAGGTAAAGACAAGCTAGTTACCGTAAAAAATGATGCAAGCCGTGAAGAAATCCTTAATTTGATGCACGAAAACCGCATCGAGAAAATCTTAGTAGTTGACGATAATTACACCTTACAAGGGATGATCACCGTTAAAGATTTCCAAAAAGCGGAAAGCAAACCAAATGCATGTAAAGACGAATTTGGTCGCCTGCGTGTTGGTGCAGCCGTTGGTGTTGGCGCTGGTACCGATGAGCGTATCGCCGCTCTAGTGGAAGCCGGTGTTGATATTTTACTTATCGATACCTCACACGGTCACTCTCAAGGTGTCATTGAGCGCGTTAAGAAAACGCGTGAAACATACCCAGATTTACAAATTGTTGCTGGTAACATTGCAACGGCAGAAGGTGCAAAAGCATTGGCTGATGCCGGCGCTAATGCGGTTAAAGTGGGTATTGGCCCAGGCTCTATTTGTACTACACGTATCGTAACCGGTTGTGGTGTACCACAAATCACCGCTATCTCTGAAGCGGTTAAAGGTGTCGAAGGTACGGATGTGACGATCATCGCAGATGGCGGTATTCGCTTCTCTGGCGATATCGTTAAAGCACTTGTTGCTGGTGCACACTGTGTCATGGTTGGTTCAATGCTAGCTGGTACTGAAGAAGCACCGGGTGAAGTGGAGCTATACCAAGGTCGTTACTACAAGTCTTACCGTGGTATGGGTAGCCTTGGCGCAATGAACCAAAAAGAAGGCTCATCAGATCGTTACTTCCAAAAATCAAATGAAGCCGACAAGTTAGTACCAGAAGGTATTGAAGGTCGTGTTGCTTATAAAGGTCCTATCGCTAACATCATTCACCAACAAATCGGTGGTATTCGCAGTGCTATGGGCTTAACCGGTTCAGCAGACATTGACACGTTACGTACTAAGCCGGAATTTGTGCGCGTAACCAGTGCGGGTATGGGCGAATCACATGTACATGATGTGACCATTACCAAAGAAGCGCCAAACTACCGTTTAGGTTAA